One Methanosphaera sp. WGK6 genomic region harbors:
- a CDS encoding pyridoxal phosphate-dependent aminotransferase, with protein sequence MQYGANRVKDINLSQVRKMFEQASPTAINLALGEPDFDTPKHIIDSLKDALDTKYTHYSQNKGEPELREAISKKLAKDNDINVSDDDIIVTVGASEALYTSIQALINPNDDVLIPDPGFLSYKECVTLSGANSIPVKSSAENGFKTTIEDVENSLTENTKAIIINSPCNPTGAVMDKENIKAISDLASDKEFIIFSDEIYEKIIYGKKHYSFQKYTDNAVTINGFSKSYAMTGLRIGYCASNHEIIDEILKVHQYNVACIDTPTQRACITALNSSQQCVTDMTNEFRKRRDLVVESLNNMGLDCIMPDGAFYVFFKHDTPEAFVKKAVKEDVILVPGAAFGSMGEKYIRLSYAQSYENLEEAMRRLEKIV encoded by the coding sequence ATGCAATATGGAGCAAATAGAGTAAAAGATATTAACTTATCCCAAGTACGTAAAATGTTTGAACAAGCTAGTCCAACAGCAATTAATTTAGCTCTTGGAGAACCTGATTTTGATACACCAAAACATATTATAGATTCACTTAAAGATGCATTAGATACAAAATATACTCATTACTCTCAAAATAAAGGAGAACCTGAATTAAGAGAAGCAATATCTAAAAAATTAGCTAAAGATAATGATATTAATGTATCTGATGATGATATAATAGTTACAGTTGGTGCAAGTGAAGCATTGTACACAAGTATTCAAGCACTGATAAATCCAAATGATGATGTACTCATACCTGATCCTGGTTTTTTATCCTACAAAGAATGTGTTACATTATCTGGAGCAAATAGTATTCCTGTAAAATCAAGTGCAGAAAATGGATTTAAAACAACTATAGAAGATGTTGAAAATAGTTTAACTGAAAATACAAAGGCAATTATTATTAATTCACCATGTAATCCAACAGGTGCTGTAATGGATAAAGAAAATATTAAAGCAATATCTGATCTTGCTAGTGATAAAGAATTTATCATATTTTCTGATGAAATATATGAAAAAATAATTTATGGTAAAAAACATTATAGTTTCCAAAAATACACAGATAATGCTGTTACAATAAATGGTTTTTCAAAATCTTATGCTATGACAGGCCTACGTATTGGTTATTGTGCAAGTAATCATGAAATAATTGATGAAATACTTAAAGTACATCAATATAATGTAGCATGTATTGATACACCTACACAAAGAGCATGTATCACGGCATTAAATAGTTCACAACAATGTGTAACAGATATGACTAATGAATTTAGAAAAAGACGTGACTTAGTTGTTGAATCATTGAATAATATGGGATTAGATTGTATTATGCCTGATGGTGCATTTTATGTATTTTTCAAACATGACACACCTGAAGCATTTGTAAAAAAAGCTGTTAAAGAAGATGTTATTCTTGTTCCAGGTGCTGCATTTGGTAGTATGGGTGAAAAATATATTAGATTATCTTATGCTCAAAGTTATGAAAACTTAGAAGAAGCTATGAGAAGATTAGAAAAAATAGTATAA